The nucleotide sequence TTATTTTTATCGTTCGTTATCTGAGGTTACATAGTTAATAGTTTCATTGTTTGTTTCGTTAGTACCTTGTTATTTACAAGCAGTTTTTTGTTATTTGATAATATTATATTTAGCTTATAAATATTAGTATTACGACTATTAGTAATACTAAAATTATGTAACCGTAGCTATTATCTAAACCAATTATATTGGAGTTATTATTATTAAATTCTGTAACTTTTTTAATGTTTGGTTTAGCTACTTTTTTTAGCTTTTGGGTGTTTGTTCTTCTTTGTTTATGATTAAATCCAATAAAAATATCTCCTGTTTCTAACCAAGGTATTTGACTTGGTATTAAATTCAAAGTTTCATATGTTGAATTGACGATTTTTAGATTGGCTGATTTTGGATTTATTATATTCTGCATCGGAATTAGCCACATCCCTGAACATCTGAAGGTTCTATCAAGAGTAACAACTACTAAATAGTCAGCGCTTTTTCCTTCTAGATTATTTAATCGTCTAGTTTCACTAATTCTGCGTCCGCTTTCATACACCCTTCTTGTTTTAATTTCGAATGTTAAGCCATTTTCATGTTTTGCATCTATTCCTTTTTCATTTTTATTGATGCTTTGTACAAGATCAAGTTTTTTACAAGCATAAAATTCTCCAATATCTCCAACAATATGTCTGCTACGTATAATTTGGTTTTCTTCTAATGAGTTATACGCTTCTGCAAATTCATTAATTGCATTTTTTATTTTTACAGGAACTTTGATTTCATTCCCTTCTATATTTTTGAAAGTTAAAATATTTGAATTTGAAATCTTTATTTCTCTATCTTTTATTTTATCTGAAGAAAGAACAACAATTTTAAGAGGGTTATAGAATTTGTCAAAATATATTATTGCTAATATATCAAATAAATCGGTGTTTAAGTTTTTAATATTGTAATTAAAATTACTTTTTGAAACAACTTTAGCTTTTATCTGATAGCGATCTCCTTTTGAAGAAATACCATCAACCGCTTGTGTTACTCTATTTGTTTTCTGTAAATTAAAATACTTACAAATGATATATTCTCCAATTTCTCCTGTAAAACTATCTGTCGAAATAACTCCCAAATTAAAAAGTTGGTCACTTTTATCTGCAAAGTTTTCAAGTAATCTTTCTTGTTTTTTTGTAAACATTATTTTGAATTATACTGTTTATCTCTATCTTCTACTAGTTTGATTCCCACCATTCTCTTCAAAAACTTTTTCCTGATACAAACCTAAACTTTCAATAACAGGTAAATCGTTAAATGAAAATAAGCAAGCGTCTTCGGTATCAGATAAATTATGATGTTCGTGCCATGCCCAACTTGGAACACAAAAAATATCGCGTTCTTTCCAATCGAAACGTTTGCCGTTAATGATAGAATAGCCTTTGCCTTTTGCACATTGATACACAAAGGAACCAGTATGTTTGTGTGCTTTTCCCTTAAAGCCTTTTGGCAGTAATTGAATAGAAGCACCCATGGTTTGCATTACATGACCACCTGTAAGCGGATTACTGTACTGCATGATAATTCCGTCAAAAGCGTTAGGTTTGTTTACTTTTTCGGCTTCTAAAAGGGCAGGATAAACGGTTTTCCACGAGTATTTAAATAACGGGGAATACGGTTTGTTCCATTCATTATCAGGCGGAATTAATCCGGTGCCGCCGTACGTCATTGGTGAATGATTGATAGGTGCAGTTAGTGGTTGCGTTCCATCATAAACCGCATAATCATTGGCTTCTAACGCATTTACCAACGGAATATCTAATCCATCTTGCCAAATGCAGGTTTTTCCACCAGCTTCCACACCGTGTTCGTGCCATGTTGAATTTGGTGTAATCACAAAATCGTTAACTTCTAACATAATTTTGTTACCGTCAACAACGGTGTAGCCACCTTCGCCTTCCATAATAAAACGCAATGCCGAAGCTTTGTGACGATGTGCCGAAGTAAATTCTCCGGGACGTGTAACCTGAATTCCAGTGTACAGCCAACCAACGGCTGCCGAAACATCTTTGCGTTTGTCGTTTACTAAATAAACCACACGGCGACCTGCTTTTTCGGGTGTTACCAATTCTGAAGATTTTAAAACCAAGTGTCTTAAATCTTCGTATTTCCATAACATCGGAATTGATGAACTTCGCGGTTCCCAAGGCTCAATATCGTTAGCCACCGTCCATAAGGCACCGGCACCCAATGTTTCTAATTCTTTATAATAGGCTTCTAATTCCGGCGTGTCTTCAACTCGAGCTCTACCGTATTGATCATCTGATTGTGGTGTTTCCATACAATTTATATTTTGTTGGTTTTATCGTTAATTTCTTTAAATCCAAATTTTTTAATTAACTCTAAATATTCTTCTTGAAAAGATTTTTTAGAATGATGAACCTCTTGATTTTTTATATAATTTCTTACTTTATCAACAATAGATTCTGAAACAGAAACGGCAAAGTATTCTTCTTGCCATTGAAATTTATCTTCGATAAATTCTTGTTTATTGAACCAATTTGTCGATTCACCTTTAATAAGCTGCATAATTTTGCTTATATTTTGATCAGATCCCAATGAAATTAAGCAATGACAATGATCTGTATAACCGTTTATAAAATCAATATAAATTCCTTTTTCTTTAGCGTTTTGAATTATATGTTGTCACATTGCTTCTCTGATCTCAATTGTTTTGAGAAAGGGAATTCTGTTTTTAGTACTCCAAACAAAATGTATGTAAACCTTTAGAAACGGCATATTTTTGTTGTTTTTTGGCTAAAGCCAATTGAGATTTCTGTTTGTTGACCACAGGTTGAAACCTGTGGCAATTCAAAACCTTTGGTAATTCAAAATCTTTGGCAATTCAAAACCTTTGGTAAATCAAATCTTAAAAATCTAATTTTTTACAATTTAAATTCTTTTGAAGATTAAAAAGGCATCTCTAATATAAATCAATCTTTATTATTAATTGCCTCCAGATTTATCTGGAGGAATAAAAATATCTATAAAAATGGCTTTAGCCAAAACTAATCTTCTCTATTTATAAAGGTAATCTTTTTTGTGGGAGCAACATTCACTCTTAAATCAAAAATATCAAAGCGGTTGTAATGCCCTAAAATATCGTGCATTTGTTTTGGTTGGATACATTTTGAAAGATCGATATCGGCATAAATAATTCCTTCTTCATCAATTAAAGGTTCACCAATTACGGCTCCGTTTGGACCGATAAATCCTGAAAAAGCACTGCTTTTTCTGTCTAATAATTCATCAACATTCGGGACATCAGCACGCAAAGCATCTTTAATTTCCTGTGAAATGGTAGAACACGAAACAATGGTAAACAATTTTCCTTCGAACGAATGTGCAGCTGCACGAATTTTAATTGCTTCTGCCATATCATAATCGGGTGGGGCAACTGGCAACGAAATATAATTGGCAATGTGGATTAATTCACCTTGAGAAAGCAATGTAAATCGAGCCAAAGTATTGGTGTTTTCGCCGCAAGCCAAGGTTCCAATTGGACCAACTTCGGTATTATATACTTTTAAAGAAGATCCATCACCACTTGTCCACGTTAATTTCTCAGCCCACGTAGGAACCAGTTTTCTATGCTTACCGACTAAAATTCCGTTATTGTCAATAATTAAATTGGTGTTGTAAATTTCGCCATAACTATCGCCGCGTTCGTTAATTCCAATAACAATATTCATGTCGAAATCTTTTGCTGCTTTGTACAGTTTCTGCATAGATGCATCGTTAACAGCAACCGAATTTTTATATAATTCTTCGTACCATTTACTGCCTTGAACCGGAGTCATAATCCAGTTCCAATAAGGATATCCGGCAATGAAAACTTCTGGAAAAGCAATTAATTTTGCTCCGTTTTCGTGTGCTTCTTTTATAAATGAAATGGCTTTATCTATTGTTTTTTCTACATTAAGAAAAACAGGTGCGGTTTGAACCGTTGCTGCTTTAAATTTTTTAAATTCCATAGTTTGTTTAATTATGAATTTAGAATTACGAATTATGATAGAAGGCGAAGATTATCTCGCAATTTATAATTTGTAATTCATAATTTTTTTCTTCACTTCGTCATTAAAAGCTTCTGCTTTAATTGTTTTTCTGTCTTCGGCAATAGCAACATTTACTAAGGTGACTTCACCTTCTAAAACCGTTTTATCTTGTTGATTAACGAATTTAAAACCGCAAACTACCGATGAACTTTTTAATTCTTTTACCCACAATTTTTTGGTTAGAATTTCGCCTATTCGGGCTGCGTTTTTAAACTGAACCTTTAGATCTACCGTAGGAATTCCGTTGGTTTCATGGATTTTTGAGAAAGGTCTGTCTAAAGCTTCGTCAAACCAATCTTCAACCAAATCGTTCAACATTTCTAAAAAACGTGGATAAAAAACAATTCCTGCAAAATCGGTATGTCTAAAACGTATTTGTTCTTCTTTTATAAAATAACTCATTATATATGTCTTAATACTTAAATCTAAAATCTTAATTTATTTTAACTTAAAACGCTGAATTTTACCTGTTTCGGTTTTGGGTAACTTGTCAAGAAAATTAATTACGCGCGGATATTTATACGGTGCCGCATTTTCTTTAAACCAGTTTTGAATATTTTTTGCCAGTTCAGTTGAAGCATTTGCATGATTTTTTAAAACGATATTGGCACAAACCAGCATTCCTCTTTCTTCATCGGGTAAACCAACAACAGCACATTCTAAAATATCTTCATGTGTAAGCAATACACTTTCTACTTCAATTGCAGAAATATTGTAGCCCGATGAAATAATCATATCGTCTCCACGAGCCACAAACCAAAAATAACCATCTTTGTCTTGCTTAAAAATATCGCCGGTAATATTCCAGCCGTTTTCAACATATTCCTGTTGTTTTTCTGGTCGATTTAAATATTTACAGCCTGTAATTCCACGAACAGCCAATCTGCCGGGAGTATTATGCGGAACATCGTCTCCGTTTTTATCGATGATTTTTGCTTCGTAACCTGTAATTGCAATTCCGGTTGATCCCGGACGCATATTTTCTTGGTTCGATGATATAAAAATATGAAGCATTTCGGTAGCGCCAATTCCATCAATGATTTTTAAACCGGTTGCTTTGTACCAATCTTCCCAAATTTTTAATGGAAGAGTTTCACCTGCCGAAATACATCTTCGCAGACTTGACAAATCGTAATCTTTAGATTTTTCGGTAAGAATACGCCAAGCAGTTGGTGCCGTAAAACAAATGGTGATTTTCTCGTTTTGAATCACTTCTAAAAGCACATCCGGACTCGGTTTTTCGATCAAAAAAGAACTCGCTCCAAAATACATCGGAAACAAAACCAAACCGCCTAAGCCAAAAGTAAAACCAATGGGCGGACTACCAGTGAAAATATCCTTTTCGGTTGGTTGTAGCGAATAATTAGGAAAAGCTTCGCAAATATTCAGTATATCTTTATGGTAATGCGCTGTCATTTTAGGGTTTCCGGTTGTTCCCGAAGTAAACCCTATTATAGCAACATCATCTGCTTTGGTGTGATAGTTTTGAAACGTTTTTGGTTTGGTTTGCATCAATTCATCAATAGAACCATTCCTGTAAAAAGAAATCGATTCTAAATAGTTAGATTGTACCAGATTTATTTCATCTGCCAACGAACTATCGCAAATTACATGCGAAATTTCTGCACAATCAATCAATGTTTTTAATTCTTTTGATCGAAGCAAAGGCATGGTTGCAACTACAATTCCGCCGACTTTTAAAACAGCAAACCAACACGCAACCATCATTGGGTTGTTACACGAACGCAACAAAACGCGGTTACCGGGCAGCAATCCTAAATCATCGACCAAAACATGCGCAATCTGGTTTGCTTTTTCAAACAAATCGTTATAAGTCCAAGTTTCGTCAAATGTTTTCAGACAGATATTTGAACCTTTTCCGTTAGCAATGTGATTGTCTAAAAGACGCTCTACACAATTCAGATTTTCCGGATGGTTAAACTGCGGTAAATCTAAAAACAAATAATCGGGTTGAGCATTTGGTTCAGGTAAATTATTTTGAGCAAAATTATCTTTCATGTTTTAATATTCTAATGATATATCATCTTGATGTTTTATTGATAAAATTGGTTCTGCATATCCTATGATTTTATCTTTTTCATCTTTATCAAGAAATGTTTTTATTAATTGATAATTAATTTTTTTTGGAATTTCAATTACAAAATATTTGTCATTAACTCCCTCTGAATTGCACCCTAAATTCATTAATTTTTTTCGTAATATTTCTTTATCATAGTCATCTTTCATTATAACTACTTGAACAACTGAATTTCCTGAACTTTTTATAATTTCTTTAAAAATCAGACTTTCCTCATCTTCGTCATATTCTGCATAAAAGATATCGTCCGAGGCAATTGAAGCACCATAAAAAGGAATGTTGTCTAACTTATAAATTCCTTTTTTCTCATCAATTATTTCAGCCCACATTGTTTCAACGGTTTCTTCTTCTAAAACATCACTGAAATATCTGAATTTTATCTTTTGCAAACTATTTTCATCTTTCATAATTTACAATTCGTAATTATTTTTTATTGCTTTTTGGTTTCAACGCTTTCTTCATACGTTCGGATTGTTTTCTTTCGGAAATGGTTGAAGTGTATAAATTTTCGATTCCTTTTTGATATTGATTTGGAATATCTGTAACACTAATTTGTTCGTAAGCCTGGGCTTTTCTAACAAAATAAGGATCTAACAAAAGCGGTTTTCCAAGGGCAACCAAATCGGCTTTACCACTTAAAATAATGGTGTTTATTTGATCGATATCGGTAATTGTTCCTGCCGTAATGGTTGGAATATCGGTTGAATTTCTAATCATATCCGAAAATGGAACTTGCCACATTCTGCCGGTTTTTGGGGTTTGATTTTCAACCGTATTTCCTGTGGATACATTTATACAATCGGCTCCTGCTTTTTTGAATTCTGAAGCGATAAAAAGAACATCGTCTTGCGAAATACCGTTTTCAGCCCAATCGGTTGCCGAAATACGGACTGATATTGGTTTTTCTGCAGGAAAATTTTCTCGAACTGCATTAAAAACCTGTAATGGAAAACGTAAACGGTTTTCTACAGATCCGCCAAAATCATCTGTTCTATTATTAGTTAAAGGCGATAAGAACGATGCCAGTAAAAAACCGTGATGTGCCTGCAATTCGATCATATCAAAGCCTGCTTTTTCTGCATTTTTAGCAGCATTTGCAAACTGATTGATTACATTTTGCATATCATCTGCAGTCATTTCTTTTGGAACAGCCATTTTATCGTTAAACGAAATTGCCGATGCCGAAAGTAATACCCAAGCATTATTAATTGGTTCGTTTGTACCTTCCCAAGGTTTTTTAACAGCACCTTTTCTGCCTGAATGTCCTAATTGAATACCGATTTTTGTTGACGTATGTTCATGAACAAAATCAGTAATCTTTTTCCACTCAACAATTTGATCTTCATTGTAAATTCCGGCACAACCCAAAGTAATTCTTCCGTTTGCATCAACCGCTGTCATTTCAGTTATTATCAAACCTAAACCACCAATGGCTCGCGAAGTATAATGCTGAAAATGCCAGTTGTTAACCAAACCGTTGTTCGCCGAATACTGTCCCATAGAACTCATAACAATTCTGTTAGAAAGTTCTAAACCACGCAATTTATAGGTAGAAAAAGCTGCTGCGTTTGTATTGTTATTATTTAGCTGATTGAATTCCTGAAGGACTTTATCGGTGTACGATTGATCTCGCAAACGAAGGTTTTCGTAGGTAACTTTTTTAGATCTTGTCATGCACCCAAATGAAAACTGATAGAACGGATATTTTTCGTATCGATTCATGTTTTCAAACCATTCCAATGAAACTGATGCAGCGTACTGAATCATTTCTACCGGATTTCTACGCGTTTTTTCGTATTGTTGAAACGCATTTT is from Flavobacterium dauae and encodes:
- a CDS encoding DUF6998 domain-containing protein, coding for MFTKKQERLLENFADKSDQLFNLGVISTDSFTGEIGEYIICKYFNLQKTNRVTQAVDGISSKGDRYQIKAKVVSKSNFNYNIKNLNTDLFDILAIIYFDKFYNPLKIVVLSSDKIKDREIKISNSNILTFKNIEGNEIKVPVKIKNAINEFAEAYNSLEENQIIRSRHIVGDIGEFYACKKLDLVQSINKNEKGIDAKHENGLTFEIKTRRVYESGRRISETRRLNNLEGKSADYLVVVTLDRTFRCSGMWLIPMQNIINPKSANLKIVNSTYETLNLIPSQIPWLETGDIFIGFNHKQRRTNTQKLKKVAKPNIKKVTEFNNNNSNIIGLDNSYGYIILVLLIVVILIFIS
- a CDS encoding cupin domain-containing protein — protein: METPQSDDQYGRARVEDTPELEAYYKELETLGAGALWTVANDIEPWEPRSSSIPMLWKYEDLRHLVLKSSELVTPEKAGRRVVYLVNDKRKDVSAAVGWLYTGIQVTRPGEFTSAHRHKASALRFIMEGEGGYTVVDGNKIMLEVNDFVITPNSTWHEHGVEAGGKTCIWQDGLDIPLVNALEANDYAVYDGTQPLTAPINHSPMTYGGTGLIPPDNEWNKPYSPLFKYSWKTVYPALLEAEKVNKPNAFDGIIMQYSNPLTGGHVMQTMGASIQLLPKGFKGKAHKHTGSFVYQCAKGKGYSIINGKRFDWKERDIFCVPSWAWHEHHNLSDTEDACLFSFNDLPVIESLGLYQEKVFEENGGNQTSRR
- a CDS encoding carbon-nitrogen hydrolase family protein, which encodes MEFKKFKAATVQTAPVFLNVEKTIDKAISFIKEAHENGAKLIAFPEVFIAGYPYWNWIMTPVQGSKWYEELYKNSVAVNDASMQKLYKAAKDFDMNIVIGINERGDSYGEIYNTNLIIDNNGILVGKHRKLVPTWAEKLTWTSGDGSSLKVYNTEVGPIGTLACGENTNTLARFTLLSQGELIHIANYISLPVAPPDYDMAEAIKIRAAAHSFEGKLFTIVSCSTISQEIKDALRADVPNVDELLDRKSSAFSGFIGPNGAVIGEPLIDEEGIIYADIDLSKCIQPKQMHDILGHYNRFDIFDLRVNVAPTKKITFINRED
- a CDS encoding acyl-CoA thioesterase, translated to MSYFIKEEQIRFRHTDFAGIVFYPRFLEMLNDLVEDWFDEALDRPFSKIHETNGIPTVDLKVQFKNAARIGEILTKKLWVKELKSSSVVCGFKFVNQQDKTVLEGEVTLVNVAIAEDRKTIKAEAFNDEVKKKIMNYKL
- a CDS encoding AMP-binding protein, with translation MKDNFAQNNLPEPNAQPDYLFLDLPQFNHPENLNCVERLLDNHIANGKGSNICLKTFDETWTYNDLFEKANQIAHVLVDDLGLLPGNRVLLRSCNNPMMVACWFAVLKVGGIVVATMPLLRSKELKTLIDCAEISHVICDSSLADEINLVQSNYLESISFYRNGSIDELMQTKPKTFQNYHTKADDVAIIGFTSGTTGNPKMTAHYHKDILNICEAFPNYSLQPTEKDIFTGSPPIGFTFGLGGLVLFPMYFGASSFLIEKPSPDVLLEVIQNEKITICFTAPTAWRILTEKSKDYDLSSLRRCISAGETLPLKIWEDWYKATGLKIIDGIGATEMLHIFISSNQENMRPGSTGIAITGYEAKIIDKNGDDVPHNTPGRLAVRGITGCKYLNRPEKQQEYVENGWNITGDIFKQDKDGYFWFVARGDDMIISSGYNISAIEVESVLLTHEDILECAVVGLPDEERGMLVCANIVLKNHANASTELAKNIQNWFKENAAPYKYPRVINFLDKLPKTETGKIQRFKLK
- a CDS encoding DUF4265 domain-containing protein, producing the protein MKDENSLQKIKFRYFSDVLEEETVETMWAEIIDEKKGIYKLDNIPFYGASIASDDIFYAEYDEDEESLIFKEIIKSSGNSVVQVVIMKDDYDKEILRKKLMNLGCNSEGVNDKYFVIEIPKKINYQLIKTFLDKDEKDKIIGYAEPILSIKHQDDISLEY
- a CDS encoding oxidoreductase (catalyzes the conversion of salicylyl-CoA to gentisyl-CoA), translated to MKITVIGGGPGGLYFSILTKKAMPHWEINVYERNKPEDSFGFGVVFSDETLGEFLKRDMQSYELIRSKFAYWDDIIVARDGQEARISGNGFCGCSRKTLLKLLHQRCQEEGVILHFEQNIDDLSQFNDSDIIVSADGIGSGIRTQFQNEFGTNIQLKPNRFVWMGSTKPLDAFTYFFRTTPYGIIVAHTYQYEEGMSTWIFECTDETWKNLQFEVENEADTVTKLSELFKDELNGHPLITNKSHWRQFPHVTNKKWFHNNIVLLGDAKATAHFSIGSGTKLAMDSAIGLFDALMANPDNVQNAFQQYEKTRRNPVEMIQYAASVSLEWFENMNRYEKYPFYQFSFGCMTRSKKVTYENLRLRDQSYTDKVLQEFNQLNNNNTNAAAFSTYKLRGLELSNRIVMSSMGQYSANNGLVNNWHFQHYTSRAIGGLGLIITEMTAVDANGRITLGCAGIYNEDQIVEWKKITDFVHEHTSTKIGIQLGHSGRKGAVKKPWEGTNEPINNAWVLLSASAISFNDKMAVPKEMTADDMQNVINQFANAAKNAEKAGFDMIELQAHHGFLLASFLSPLTNNRTDDFGGSVENRLRFPLQVFNAVRENFPAEKPISVRISATDWAENGISQDDVLFIASEFKKAGADCINVSTGNTVENQTPKTGRMWQVPFSDMIRNSTDIPTITAGTITDIDQINTIILSGKADLVALGKPLLLDPYFVRKAQAYEQISVTDIPNQYQKGIENLYTSTISERKQSERMKKALKPKSNKK